One region of Rhodothermales bacterium genomic DNA includes:
- a CDS encoding T9SS type A sorting domain-containing protein: protein MSIQSACGADWELPISVKDAKKQTETLTIGQSSSASDAVNATCGEADTPPPPPPGIFGARFLLPDAKSYSAADYRSNGSQRVTWRIVLSGAHSFTFEWDPTALPAGDFWLKDTINGGYVSIDMATTTKYVLTDKTITELVIERYPDGPCIDLPVTAGWNLFSIPLEAYDMRPQALFSDKRARPYGFNAGYEAPAQLATGKGYWMQFKKAATYSICGIYADGGIDVAIGWNLVGPHNQSKPIGSIVKNPSTTVLSSYYGYDGTMFVTDSLKAGRGYWVNSNKVAVLTVGAGKTDADPFSRPFAVRAEDPEWTTLRLTTASGSTQTLFVSQRALSSDETFDYALPPKAPGDVFDARFASGLQVAALFAAPALIELSGVDYPLTLTAENLSDQALYVTDGSGQSAFYTAVQESRPATITEPMGLLRLTLGAEQVGTEDPTTFDTAFALHPGYPNPFSRTTTLKYQLPTSASVRLRVFNALGQIVATLEESIQAPGVYERTFDASALSAGFYYYTLEAGDYRAARTLVLVK from the coding sequence GTGAGCATTCAATCGGCCTGTGGGGCCGACTGGGAATTGCCGATCAGCGTCAAGGACGCTAAAAAGCAGACAGAGACCCTCACCATCGGCCAGTCGTCCTCGGCGTCTGACGCGGTCAATGCAACCTGTGGCGAGGCCGACACCCCGCCGCCTCCGCCGCCCGGCATCTTTGGGGCGCGCTTTCTTCTTCCCGACGCAAAATCGTATTCGGCGGCCGACTACCGGAGCAATGGGTCGCAGCGCGTCACCTGGCGCATCGTCCTGAGCGGCGCCCACTCGTTTACGTTCGAATGGGACCCGACGGCGCTGCCGGCCGGCGATTTCTGGCTCAAAGATACGATCAATGGCGGCTATGTCAGCATCGACATGGCCACCACGACCAAATATGTGCTCACGGACAAGACGATCACGGAGCTCGTGATCGAACGGTATCCCGACGGTCCGTGCATCGATCTGCCGGTGACGGCCGGCTGGAATCTCTTTTCGATCCCGCTGGAAGCTTATGATATGCGTCCCCAGGCCCTCTTCTCGGACAAGCGCGCGCGCCCCTACGGGTTCAACGCCGGCTATGAGGCCCCCGCGCAGCTGGCGACGGGCAAAGGGTACTGGATGCAATTCAAAAAAGCGGCGACCTACAGCATCTGCGGCATCTACGCCGACGGCGGCATCGACGTGGCGATCGGCTGGAACCTCGTTGGTCCCCACAATCAGTCCAAGCCCATCGGGTCGATCGTCAAGAACCCCTCGACCACGGTGCTGTCCAGCTACTACGGCTACGACGGGACCATGTTTGTGACGGACAGCCTGAAGGCCGGCCGCGGGTACTGGGTCAACTCGAACAAGGTGGCCGTTCTGACCGTCGGCGCGGGCAAGACCGATGCGGACCCCTTCAGCCGGCCCTTCGCGGTGCGCGCCGAGGATCCGGAATGGACGACGCTCCGGCTGACCACTGCGAGCGGGAGCACGCAGACCCTGTTTGTATCGCAGCGGGCCCTGTCGAGCGATGAGACCTTCGACTACGCCTTGCCGCCAAAGGCCCCCGGGGACGTTTTCGACGCCCGCTTCGCCTCGGGCCTGCAGGTCGCGGCCCTGTTCGCCGCGCCGGCGCTCATCGAGCTGAGCGGCGTGGACTACCCCCTCACGCTCACTGCCGAAAATCTCAGCGATCAGGCCCTGTACGTGACGGATGGATCCGGCCAGTCCGCGTTCTACACCGCGGTGCAGGAGAGCCGGCCGGCGACGATTACGGAGCCCATGGGCCTGTTGCGGCTCACGCTCGGCGCGGAACAGGTCGGAACGGAAGACCCGACGACGTTCGACACCGCCTTCGCGCTGCATCCGGGCTATCCCAATCCGTTCTCGCGCACGACGACGCTGAAATACCAGTTGCCGACCTCCGCTTCGGTGCGGCTCCGCGTCTTCAACGCCCTCGGCCAGATCGTGGCCACGCTCGAAGAGAGCATCCAGGCTCCGGGGGTCTACGAGCGGACGTTCGATGCGAGCGCGCTCTCCGCCGGCTTCTACTACTACACGCTGGAAGCCGGTGACTATCGCGCCGCGCGGACCCTCGTGCTCGTCAAGTAA